One genomic segment of Spirosoma oryzicola includes these proteins:
- a CDS encoding ATP-binding protein has product MTPSNSPQNASLAAFTSVYAIAFANMDQGFCLLEKVDTPPHHPSDFRYLTVNPAFEKHTGLDNVTGKTILEVVPQAEQDTMDIYDQVAFTGQYAHFQTYVTQLDLWMEATVYQISQQPPQIAVLFTNITEWKKNERQQSFLLALSDSLRPLSNPVTIQTTAAQQLLAELQAGWVYFVSLAIDNDTISTLEGVSKEEPLALLPNTKMSRFGMSFLPDYANNQALHYGDTQAEPSFTEQNRQAFRTIRTGALIAVPLVKEDRLMALLIAAVPTSRVWTQQEVDLVKQVAERTWIAVERAKAEEALRKREAEFRIMTQAAPALVWVCSALGENIYFNQRWYDYTGQTDEQASGHGWTMTMHPADAARILPYWKRCQLTGESYEGEVRYQRHDGVYRWHIFRALPRRNSAGQIEAWYGLSIDTDDAKQAQEGLRKAVRHKDEFLAMLAHELRNPMAAIHSGLAILNLTTTDELHRSTVDMISRQTEYLVRMVDDLLDVNRISQGKIALKTERINLVDLVRQAQQSLEALFEQQGKVLRVSLPTDPIEIDGDATRLTQVVINLLTNGLRYTGERGQVSVSLVHEGNEAVLQVRDNGIGLAEDQLEAIFELFVQVDNSLARSKGGLGLGLTLVKRLVEMHGGRAEAQSEGVGRGSTFTVRLPTLVAAPQSLAKPVQQAPNSWTPRRILVIDDNADAAMTLGMLLKLKGYESHTRTSGRSGIEAAEALQPTVILLDIGMPGLDGYATCRLLREQVWSRAMIVIALTGYGQDEDRQRTREAGFDGHLVKPVDLSELTKMLTDLLDKDRTTLG; this is encoded by the coding sequence ATGACCCCCTCTAACTCACCGCAGAACGCATCGCTTGCTGCATTCACTTCCGTTTACGCCATTGCCTTTGCCAACATGGACCAGGGCTTCTGCCTGCTGGAAAAAGTTGATACCCCCCCCCATCATCCCTCCGACTTTCGCTATCTGACCGTGAATCCTGCTTTTGAAAAGCACACCGGATTGGATAATGTTACGGGCAAAACCATTTTGGAGGTAGTTCCACAGGCGGAACAGGATACCATGGACATCTATGATCAGGTGGCCTTCACGGGACAGTATGCTCACTTTCAGACTTATGTAACCCAGCTAGACTTGTGGATGGAGGCTACTGTCTATCAAATCAGTCAACAGCCACCGCAAATTGCGGTTTTGTTCACCAATATCACCGAGTGGAAAAAAAACGAACGACAGCAATCATTTTTACTGGCGCTCAGCGATAGCCTCCGTCCGCTCAGCAATCCGGTGACTATACAAACGACCGCTGCCCAGCAGTTACTAGCCGAACTACAGGCTGGTTGGGTGTACTTTGTCAGCCTTGCCATTGATAACGATACGATTTCCACGCTGGAAGGGGTGTCGAAAGAGGAACCCTTGGCGCTACTACCAAATACCAAGATGTCAAGATTTGGTATGTCCTTTCTGCCTGACTACGCGAATAACCAGGCCTTGCACTACGGAGATACGCAAGCTGAGCCCAGTTTTACGGAGCAAAACCGGCAAGCGTTTCGGACGATCCGGACAGGCGCATTGATTGCCGTGCCGCTCGTCAAAGAAGATAGGCTGATGGCGCTGCTCATTGCAGCCGTTCCAACGTCCCGGGTATGGACACAACAAGAAGTCGATCTGGTCAAACAGGTAGCCGAACGAACCTGGATAGCCGTCGAACGAGCGAAAGCCGAAGAAGCCTTGCGCAAACGCGAAGCCGAGTTTCGGATCATGACCCAAGCCGCTCCTGCGCTGGTCTGGGTTTGTTCGGCCTTGGGCGAAAACATTTATTTTAACCAACGTTGGTATGACTATACGGGCCAGACCGATGAGCAGGCCAGTGGGCATGGCTGGACAATGACGATGCATCCAGCCGATGCAGCCCGAATTCTACCCTACTGGAAACGGTGCCAACTGACGGGCGAATCCTATGAAGGGGAGGTTCGTTACCAACGGCACGATGGGGTGTATCGTTGGCACATCTTTCGCGCCCTACCTCGTCGCAACTCAGCCGGACAAATTGAGGCCTGGTACGGCCTGAGCATTGACACCGATGACGCCAAACAGGCCCAGGAAGGTCTCCGCAAAGCCGTACGGCATAAAGATGAGTTTCTGGCCATGCTGGCTCATGAATTGCGTAATCCCATGGCCGCCATCCACTCAGGGCTGGCCATTCTGAACTTAACTACCACCGACGAATTGCACCGCTCGACGGTGGACATGATAAGTCGGCAGACAGAGTATCTGGTCAGAATGGTCGACGATCTGCTGGATGTCAATCGCATCAGTCAGGGCAAGATTGCGTTGAAAACCGAACGAATCAATCTGGTTGACCTGGTTCGACAGGCTCAGCAAAGTCTGGAGGCCCTGTTTGAGCAGCAAGGCAAAGTGCTTCGGGTGAGTTTACCCACCGACCCTATTGAGATAGACGGGGACGCCACCCGGCTGACTCAGGTCGTTATTAATCTGTTAACCAATGGCCTACGCTATACGGGAGAAAGGGGACAGGTGAGTGTAAGCCTGGTGCATGAAGGCAATGAAGCTGTTCTTCAGGTGCGGGACAACGGCATTGGCTTAGCGGAAGATCAACTCGAAGCTATCTTTGAGCTGTTTGTGCAGGTGGATAACTCGCTGGCCCGCTCGAAAGGGGGTTTGGGGTTGGGGTTGACATTAGTCAAGCGGTTGGTGGAAATGCATGGGGGGCGAGCAGAAGCTCAGAGTGAGGGCGTTGGACGAGGCAGCACCTTCACGGTTCGTCTACCAACTTTAGTTGCTGCTCCACAATCACTAGCTAAACCCGTTCAGCAAGCTCCCAACTCCTGGACGCCCCGGCGCATTTTAGTGATTGATGATAATGCAGATGCGGCCATGACTTTAGGGATGCTGCTCAAGCTGAAAGGCTACGAATCACATACACGAACCAGTGGTCGGTCAGGCATCGAAGCGGCTGAAGCCTTACAACCAACGGTTATTCTGCTGGATATCGGCATGCCAGGTTTGGATGGGTATGCCACCTGTCGACTGCTTCGGGAGCAGGTTTGGAGTCGGGCTATGATCGTGATTGCCTTAACGGGTTATGGCCAGGATGAAGATCGACAGCGAACTAGGGAAGCCGGTTTTGATGGGCATTTAGTGAAGCCGGTGGATCTGAGTGAACTGACAAAAATGCTTACGGATTTACTCGATAAAGACAGAACAACGTTGGGCTGA
- a CDS encoding Atu2307/SP_0267 family LLM class monooxygenase yields the protein MEIGIDSFASAMYGTNELRSVDAMEQLLDRIAFADEVGLDVFGIGEHHKKEFLDSATAVILAAAAARTKTIRLTSAVTVLSAADPVRVYQSFATLDLISKGRAELVVGRGSSVEAYPLFGFSLNDYDALFEEKLELLLKIRDQEVVNWKGKFRPQLVNQPVYPRALQEKLPIWLGVGGTPESFIRAGSLGLPLMVAVIGGETHRFRPLVDLYRKAGAMAGFSAEQLTVGLHSPGYVAATNEQAEADYYPGYAELWTKLGRERGWPPVTRRQFEGLLSSTGVLVVGGPERVAEKLIRHSEALGGVDRFTFQMDNAGLTHAQLMASIELIGKKVIPLLKAK from the coding sequence ATGGAAATAGGTATCGATAGCTTCGCTTCAGCGATGTATGGCACTAACGAGTTAAGGAGTGTGGATGCCATGGAGCAGTTGCTCGATCGCATTGCCTTTGCTGACGAAGTTGGACTGGATGTGTTCGGTATAGGCGAACACCACAAAAAGGAATTTCTTGATTCGGCAACGGCTGTGATTCTGGCTGCGGCTGCGGCACGTACCAAAACTATTCGCCTGACCAGTGCAGTAACCGTGCTGAGTGCAGCCGACCCGGTTCGGGTGTACCAAAGCTTTGCTACGTTAGATCTCATATCCAAAGGCCGGGCTGAACTGGTGGTTGGTCGGGGGTCGTCGGTAGAGGCTTACCCCCTGTTCGGTTTCAGTCTGAATGATTACGATGCCCTGTTTGAGGAAAAGCTGGAACTGCTGCTTAAGATTCGGGACCAGGAAGTAGTTAACTGGAAGGGAAAATTTCGGCCTCAGTTAGTCAATCAACCCGTATATCCCAGGGCTTTGCAGGAAAAATTGCCGATATGGCTGGGTGTAGGCGGCACCCCGGAATCCTTTATTCGGGCAGGCAGTTTAGGGTTGCCACTGATGGTTGCCGTTATTGGTGGCGAAACGCACCGCTTTCGTCCGTTGGTGGACTTGTACCGAAAAGCTGGGGCGATGGCAGGCTTTTCAGCTGAGCAGTTAACGGTGGGGTTGCATTCGCCGGGCTACGTAGCCGCTACCAATGAGCAGGCCGAGGCCGACTATTATCCCGGTTATGCCGAATTATGGACGAAACTAGGCAGAGAGCGTGGCTGGCCACCGGTTACCCGGCGACAATTCGAGGGCTTACTATCGTCAACCGGCGTCTTGGTAGTGGGGGGGCCGGAGCGTGTTGCTGAAAAGCTCATTCGGCACAGCGAAGCGCTTGGTGGCGTTGATCGATTTACGTTTCAGATGGACAACGCCGGACTAACCCACGCCCAATTGATGGCCTCGATTGAACTGATCGGTAAAAAAGTCATCCCCTTACTGAAGGCAAAGTAG
- a CDS encoding NAD-dependent epimerase/dehydratase family protein, with protein sequence MRVFFTGGSGKAGKHVIPYLLGQGHQVMNVDLTPLDHPGVDNLIADITDSGQMFNALSSYAGLEELELGQGVPKFDAVVHFAAIPRILIKPDNETFRVNTIGTYNVIEAAVKLGIRKIIIASSETTYGICFSDGETNPNVLPLEEDYDVDPMDSYGLSKVVNEKTARSFQRRSGVDLYALRIGNVIEPHEYAELFPYYFAHPEVRRRNAFCYIDARDLGQIVDLCLQKDGLGFQIFNAGNDHNGAVIPSRELAARFFPGVPITRELGEYEALFSNRKIREVLGFKEQHNWQKYVKWE encoded by the coding sequence ATGCGAGTATTTTTTACGGGGGGATCAGGGAAAGCCGGTAAGCATGTTATCCCCTACCTGCTGGGGCAGGGCCACCAGGTGATGAACGTAGACCTAACCCCGCTGGATCATCCAGGGGTTGATAATCTGATTGCGGATATCACCGACTCTGGACAAATGTTCAACGCCCTCAGTTCATACGCCGGGCTGGAAGAGCTGGAACTGGGTCAGGGTGTCCCCAAATTCGATGCCGTCGTTCATTTTGCGGCCATCCCCCGAATCTTGATCAAACCGGATAATGAAACGTTTCGGGTCAACACGATAGGCACTTACAATGTGATTGAAGCGGCAGTTAAACTGGGTATTCGAAAGATCATTATTGCCTCCTCGGAGACTACGTATGGCATCTGCTTTTCGGATGGAGAAACCAATCCCAACGTGCTACCGCTGGAAGAGGATTATGACGTTGATCCGATGGACAGCTACGGCTTATCGAAGGTTGTCAACGAGAAAACAGCCCGCAGTTTCCAGCGCCGGTCCGGGGTTGACCTATACGCTCTTCGGATCGGCAACGTCATTGAACCGCATGAATACGCCGAGTTGTTTCCCTATTATTTTGCGCACCCCGAAGTGCGACGCCGGAACGCGTTCTGTTACATTGATGCGCGGGATCTGGGTCAGATTGTGGATCTGTGCCTGCAAAAAGATGGGCTTGGCTTTCAGATTTTCAACGCGGGCAACGATCACAACGGGGCGGTCATTCCCAGCCGGGAACTGGCGGCAAGATTCTTTCCGGGTGTACCGATTACGCGCGAGTTAGGGGAGTACGAGGCTTTGTTTTCTAATCGCAAGATCCGGGAAGTGCTAGGCTTCAAAGAGCAGCACAACTGGCAGAAGTATGTTAAATGGGAATGA
- a CDS encoding ParA family protein, producing the protein MKTITVAHQKGGVGKTTLALNLAYCFADSATVAVTDTDLQGSINSLGKLVTGIDLVSPEAVLAKSLTDYDLLVIDTPPYLTNRLQELFELSDYVLVPVKPGVLDAMAVRATIALLNESMKKRPGLKAGIVLNMVMPRTSLTTEVKEVLQEYDLPLLGTMIHQRVSFARSPLTAGVFESDDEKAKDEIQSLATDILNQLR; encoded by the coding sequence ATGAAAACGATCACAGTGGCTCACCAAAAAGGCGGGGTAGGTAAAACCACGCTGGCGCTTAATCTGGCTTACTGCTTTGCGGATTCGGCAACGGTAGCCGTAACCGATACGGACTTACAGGGCTCGATCAACAGTCTCGGCAAACTGGTAACAGGCATCGACTTAGTTTCACCCGAAGCGGTGCTGGCAAAATCGCTGACGGATTATGATCTGCTGGTCATCGACACACCGCCTTATCTGACGAATCGTTTACAGGAGCTATTCGAATTATCGGATTATGTACTCGTACCCGTAAAGCCGGGGGTACTGGATGCGATGGCGGTACGGGCGACCATTGCTCTGCTGAACGAGTCAATGAAGAAACGCCCTGGCCTAAAAGCAGGCATTGTTCTTAATATGGTCATGCCCCGAACCTCACTGACGACGGAGGTAAAAGAAGTTCTTCAGGAATACGATTTACCGCTTTTGGGAACGATGATTCACCAGCGGGTGAGCTTTGCCCGGTCCCCGCTGACAGCGGGTGTGTTCGAGTCCGACGATGAGAAAGCGAAAGACGAGATTCAATCGCTGGCTACTGACATTTTAAACCAACTACGCTAA
- a CDS encoding GAF domain-containing protein, whose protein sequence is MELVFDQTGRIADMICREANAALATHIGYSVTSGTLLSEFISHIEPYWHDSLLRVHQTGVAERVEGYNADRGRWFSVQYSRVGEAGHNLIAAVFQDITDRKREEQRQDYLLKLSDALRTTADPVAIEAAVSRLTMDYFGVDRCYYCTIEGDNAVIRRDAFRGNLPSVAASYPWSNFPLFKKIVEEGKPLIVDDAPTSAILDEALRTLCIQLQVISFLDVPVVKGGNVAGVLCIVQSTPRPWTPADVQLASDWSHYLV, encoded by the coding sequence ATGGAACTGGTTTTCGACCAGACTGGGCGCATCGCCGACATGATCTGCCGCGAAGCCAATGCGGCTTTAGCGACTCATATCGGCTATAGCGTTACATCCGGCACGCTGCTCAGCGAGTTTATTTCCCATATCGAACCCTACTGGCATGATAGCCTACTGCGGGTTCATCAGACGGGCGTTGCCGAACGGGTGGAGGGTTACAACGCCGACAGAGGGCGCTGGTTCTCCGTGCAGTATTCACGGGTTGGCGAGGCAGGCCACAATTTGATTGCTGCCGTGTTCCAGGACATTACCGACCGCAAACGGGAAGAACAGCGGCAGGACTATTTGCTAAAGCTGAGCGACGCCCTGCGAACCACCGCCGACCCAGTGGCCATTGAAGCCGCCGTTAGCCGCTTAACGATGGACTACTTTGGGGTCGACCGGTGTTATTACTGTACCATCGAAGGCGACAATGCCGTTATCCGGCGGGATGCGTTCCGCGGCAATCTGCCTTCAGTGGCCGCTAGTTATCCCTGGAGCAATTTCCCCCTCTTTAAAAAAATTGTGGAGGAAGGCAAACCACTCATTGTGGATGATGCCCCCACATCGGCTATTCTGGATGAAGCCTTGCGCACGTTATGTATTCAGTTACAAGTCATTTCATTTCTAGACGTGCCGGTGGTCAAAGGCGGAAACGTAGCCGGTGTATTATGCATCGTCCAATCCACGCCACGCCCTTGGACGCCAGCCGACGTACAATTGGCATCTGATTGGAGCCACTACCTGGTATAA
- a CDS encoding oxidoreductase, with amino-acid sequence MRKIVLVTGASAGIGKQTAMYLAQNGYTVYGAARRMEKMQDLIPYGIKPVELDITKGESVEACVDQIVQEAGRIDILINNAGFGLEGAIEDVPIKDARYQLEVNVFGAMHLTQLILPTMRENKYGKIVNISSVGGKVAFPLGGWYHASKFAMEALSDSLRNEVREFGIDVIVVEPGATRSEWGTIATESLLTVSGHTAYQGLATKTHTLFTQLSNNIQEPIEIAKLIKTGIESSRPKTRYAAKEMNSRILLFLRAIVSDKLLDKLIMRQLA; translated from the coding sequence ATGAGAAAAATAGTTTTAGTCACCGGAGCTTCAGCAGGAATTGGCAAACAAACTGCCATGTATTTGGCACAAAACGGCTACACCGTCTATGGGGCGGCTCGCCGGATGGAAAAAATGCAAGACCTTATTCCGTATGGCATCAAACCGGTCGAACTGGACATTACTAAAGGAGAGAGTGTTGAGGCTTGTGTCGACCAAATCGTACAAGAAGCCGGCCGTATCGATATTTTAATTAATAATGCTGGCTTTGGTCTGGAAGGAGCCATCGAAGACGTACCCATCAAAGACGCCCGGTATCAACTCGAGGTCAATGTGTTTGGAGCGATGCATTTAACCCAACTCATCCTACCCACCATGCGGGAAAATAAATATGGTAAGATTGTCAACATTTCCTCCGTCGGCGGCAAGGTTGCGTTCCCATTAGGAGGGTGGTATCACGCCAGCAAGTTTGCCATGGAAGCCTTAAGCGATAGTCTGCGCAATGAAGTCAGGGAATTTGGCATTGACGTCATCGTGGTGGAGCCGGGTGCTACCCGGTCCGAATGGGGGACCATTGCCACCGAAAGCTTACTGACCGTATCCGGCCATACAGCTTACCAAGGCTTAGCCACCAAAACCCATACCCTCTTCACCCAATTGTCGAATAACATCCAGGAACCCATTGAGATAGCCAAACTGATTAAAACAGGCATCGAATCAAGCAGGCCAAAAACAAGGTATGCAGCCAAAGAAATGAATTCGAGGATCCTGCTATTTTTGCGAGCTATTGTATCCGACAAGCTACTGGATAAATTGATCATGCGTCAACTTGCTTAA
- a CDS encoding PAS domain-containing sensor histidine kinase — MPGPEQPNKPNQIHLPLLIPTDLPPQEAATATCQLLTAVVGQLPLAVAVLEGSDYRIKLANPAMYEIWQLPPGDKLGEPVFDAFPLIANQGLDELLDQVRRTGLAARGEELPSEFIRDGKQTTVYIDFVYSPLANQTSQLPDILVSATDVTERVLARRVLEETTQQLRGLVESAPFPIAVYSGREMRIELANQAIIDVYGKGPDVIGKCYPELLPELASQGIFEQLQSVYNTGVPFSSGTSRVDIDHQGELIPYYFNYNFTPLFDAAGRVYGVMNTGADVTPMELARQQVEQTATALQNAIELAELGNFSVNIATNLLTVSPRVATWFGFDSLAHDAETFIMGIGERERDYVRTSLYNTLLPGSDGRYDVIHSVVNAKTGRSVILHALGQVYFNAVGEPLRIEGTAQDITSQRELQDMLEQQVKERTEELAATNEELAATNEELAATNEELESSNEGYVVLNEDLEESNRLLLRSNDNLQQFAYVASHDLQEPLRKIQQFGDLLTTRYADSVGEELVYVERIQSAAKRMSILIKDLLDFSLISTQRDVGGTVSLQTIVESALSTLELRVEELGAQIRVEQLPTLSGNASQLTQLFQNLLSNALKFHRPGVAPVIEIKTRRVASDELPSGITPSRVAPAYQLIEVIDNGIGFEEKYVDRIFQVFQRLHGKSAYIGTGIGLAICEKVVTNHGGAITARSQPGQGAAFTIYLPT, encoded by the coding sequence ATGCCTGGCCCTGAGCAGCCTAACAAGCCTAACCAGATACATCTTCCCCTACTCATCCCTACTGATTTACCACCTCAGGAAGCCGCAACCGCGACATGTCAACTGCTGACAGCTGTTGTTGGACAACTGCCGCTTGCGGTTGCCGTGCTGGAAGGCTCCGACTACCGAATCAAGCTGGCCAATCCCGCCATGTACGAGATCTGGCAACTGCCACCGGGCGATAAGCTCGGTGAGCCCGTTTTCGACGCCTTTCCCCTGATTGCCAACCAGGGACTCGACGAGCTGCTCGATCAGGTACGCAGGACCGGACTGGCAGCACGGGGAGAAGAGTTACCGAGCGAATTTATCCGGGATGGAAAGCAAACGACTGTTTACATCGACTTTGTGTATTCTCCGCTGGCCAACCAGACCAGTCAACTCCCCGACATTCTGGTTTCTGCCACCGATGTTACCGAACGCGTGCTGGCTAGACGAGTTCTTGAAGAGACAACCCAGCAACTGCGGGGGCTGGTTGAGAGTGCTCCTTTCCCCATTGCGGTATACTCGGGAAGAGAGATGCGCATTGAGTTGGCCAACCAAGCCATCATTGATGTGTACGGGAAAGGTCCCGATGTCATTGGCAAGTGTTACCCCGAGTTGCTACCTGAGTTGGCAAGCCAGGGTATTTTCGAGCAGTTGCAGTCGGTTTACAACACGGGTGTGCCGTTTAGTAGTGGGACGAGCCGGGTTGACATCGACCATCAGGGTGAACTGATCCCCTACTACTTTAATTACAACTTTACGCCCCTCTTCGATGCAGCAGGCCGGGTGTACGGGGTAATGAACACGGGCGCCGATGTTACACCGATGGAGCTTGCCCGCCAGCAGGTGGAGCAAACGGCCACCGCCCTGCAGAATGCCATTGAGTTAGCGGAGCTAGGTAATTTCAGCGTAAATATTGCCACGAATCTATTGACGGTTTCGCCACGCGTGGCCACCTGGTTTGGTTTTGATAGTCTGGCCCATGATGCTGAAACGTTTATTATGGGCATTGGCGAGCGTGAACGCGATTATGTACGCACGAGCCTCTACAACACGCTGCTGCCAGGGTCCGATGGACGCTATGATGTGATACACTCGGTTGTCAATGCCAAAACCGGTCGTTCAGTGATTCTTCATGCCTTGGGTCAGGTGTATTTTAACGCAGTTGGAGAGCCCCTACGAATCGAGGGTACTGCTCAGGACATTACCAGCCAACGTGAGTTACAAGACATGTTAGAACAGCAGGTCAAAGAGCGGACGGAAGAGCTAGCGGCCACCAATGAAGAGCTAGCGGCTACCAACGAAGAATTAGCCGCTACTAACGAAGAACTAGAAAGCAGTAATGAAGGATACGTGGTTTTAAATGAGGATCTGGAAGAGTCGAACCGTTTGTTGCTTCGTTCTAATGATAATTTGCAGCAGTTTGCTTACGTAGCGTCGCATGATCTGCAAGAGCCTCTGCGCAAAATTCAACAGTTTGGGGATCTGCTTACGACTCGCTACGCCGACTCGGTTGGCGAGGAGCTAGTTTATGTGGAGCGCATACAGTCGGCGGCCAAGCGCATGTCGATCTTAATCAAAGACCTCTTAGACTTCTCGCTGATCTCTACCCAGCGCGATGTGGGTGGCACCGTCTCCTTACAGACCATTGTCGAGAGTGCGCTGAGCACCCTGGAGCTACGGGTTGAGGAGTTGGGTGCCCAGATTCGGGTTGAGCAGCTACCCACCCTCTCGGGTAATGCTTCGCAACTAACCCAACTCTTTCAGAACCTGCTGAGCAACGCCTTGAAGTTTCACCGGCCTGGGGTGGCACCTGTGATTGAGATTAAAACACGTCGGGTGGCGTCCGATGAATTGCCATCAGGAATTACCCCTAGCCGGGTCGCCCCTGCTTATCAACTTATTGAGGTAATTGACAACGGGATTGGTTTTGAGGAAAAGTATGTCGATCGCATCTTTCAGGTCTTTCAGCGGCTGCATGGCAAGAGTGCGTATATTGGTACGGGTATCGGCCTGGCCATTTGTGAGAAGGTCGTGACTAACCATGGCGGAGCCATCACCGCTAGGAGTCAACCCGGTCAGGGGGCTGCCTTTACAATCTACCTACCAACATAG
- a CDS encoding helix-turn-helix domain-containing protein produces MESTLILQHNILYSRGYQKVQRSEHYFPDHALGIMLAGESSYYSTGGTFVMNEGTIGLMRRNQLFKKLKKPGPTGEPPTLISVFLDQDALHQYASDNAILKQRAYKGQAMIDLTQNEFLKGFFHSLRPYIDHPERLTAKLAALKTREAIELLLQTDDALASFLFDFQEPYKIELETYMNHHYQYNIPLACFAKLTGRSLSSFKRDFAKIFDTTPEKWLQSKRLEQAHYLMSTQNLRPSAVYLEVGFENLSHFSTAFKSKFGVKASDLSTGAGL; encoded by the coding sequence ATGGAAAGCACGCTCATTCTTCAGCATAATATTCTGTATTCACGTGGGTATCAGAAGGTACAACGTAGCGAACACTACTTCCCCGACCATGCTTTAGGGATCATGCTGGCGGGGGAATCGTCCTATTATTCGACTGGTGGCACCTTTGTTATGAACGAAGGGACGATCGGCTTAATGCGTCGAAATCAGTTGTTCAAAAAGCTCAAAAAGCCGGGTCCAACCGGTGAGCCGCCCACATTAATCAGCGTATTTCTTGACCAGGACGCCTTACACCAGTATGCCTCCGACAATGCGATTCTCAAGCAACGGGCCTACAAAGGCCAGGCCATGATTGATTTGACCCAAAATGAGTTCTTAAAGGGTTTCTTTCACTCGTTACGGCCCTATATTGATCACCCTGAAAGACTGACGGCCAAACTAGCGGCCCTTAAGACGCGTGAAGCCATTGAATTATTGCTGCAAACGGATGATGCATTGGCTTCTTTTTTGTTTGATTTTCAGGAGCCCTACAAGATCGAGCTGGAGACGTACATGAACCATCATTATCAGTATAACATTCCTCTCGCCTGCTTTGCCAAACTCACAGGCCGTAGCCTTTCCAGCTTCAAGCGGGATTTTGCCAAGATCTTCGACACGACGCCCGAAAAGTGGTTACAGAGCAAGCGCTTGGAGCAGGCCCACTATCTGATGTCGACCCAAAACCTTCGTCCCTCAGCGGTGTATCTGGAGGTTGGTTTTGAAAACCTGTCGCATTTTTCGACGGCCTTCAAGAGCAAGTTTGGCGTAAAGGCTTCCGATTTGTCGACCGGCGCCGGCCTTTGA
- a CDS encoding S24 family peptidase, protein MDTNLCVPFFLSLVQAGFPSPADNYVERVCDLNDLCITNAEATFFVRAVGDSMEGDHIQEGDVLVVDCSRDATDGKIVVAWANGGNNIKCIHYVGGPSHGGQLDGYDPSL, encoded by the coding sequence GTGGATACAAACCTGTGTGTTCCTTTCTTTTTGTCACTCGTCCAGGCCGGGTTTCCCTCGCCAGCCGACAACTACGTCGAGCGGGTCTGTGACCTCAACGACTTGTGCATCACCAATGCCGAAGCCACCTTCTTTGTGCGGGCCGTGGGCGACAGCATGGAAGGGGATCACATTCAGGAAGGCGATGTACTGGTCGTGGACTGTTCGCGGGACGCAACCGATGGCAAGATTGTGGTGGCCTGGGCCAATGGGGGCAACAACATCAAATGTATCCACTACGTGGGCGGCCCGTCGCACGGTGGACAGCTCGATGGATATGATCCAAGTCTTTGA
- a CDS encoding sensor histidine kinase has translation MVSASPVKDEQGQVVNLYGAATDIDESKQLEATLREADRRKDEFLAMLAHELRNPMSTIRSGLQILTLAMGEDQLVGTTAEMMSRQTEHLVRMADDLLDVSRISRGKVELKKGRVNLVDLVRQAQQSVQSQFAQQGKLLEVSLPSTPIELDGDATRLTQVITNLLTNGLRYTGGQGMVWLRLEQRAREAILQLRDNGIGLPADQLSAIFELFVQVDNSTARSKGD, from the coding sequence GTGGTCAGTGCTTCACCGGTTAAGGACGAGCAGGGACAGGTGGTCAACCTGTACGGCGCGGCCACCGACATCGACGAGAGCAAACAGCTGGAAGCGACTCTTCGGGAAGCGGATCGGCGCAAAGACGAGTTTCTGGCCATGCTGGCTCACGAACTGCGCAATCCCATGTCAACGATTCGGTCGGGTCTGCAAATCCTGACGCTCGCTATGGGCGAAGACCAACTGGTCGGTACGACGGCGGAGATGATGAGTCGTCAAACGGAGCATCTAGTGCGGATGGCGGATGATTTGCTGGATGTAAGCCGCATCAGCCGGGGCAAAGTTGAACTGAAAAAGGGGCGGGTCAATCTGGTAGATCTGGTTCGACAGGCTCAGCAAAGTGTGCAGTCGCAATTTGCCCAGCAGGGCAAGCTTCTTGAGGTGAGTTTACCTAGCACCCCTATTGAGCTGGATGGCGATGCCACCCGGCTGACCCAGGTCATCACCAACCTGTTGACAAATGGCCTGCGCTATACGGGCGGTCAGGGGATGGTCTGGCTACGTCTGGAACAGCGCGCCAGGGAAGCGATTCTTCAGCTGCGGGATAACGGCATTGGTTTACCGGCTGATCAACTCTCGGCCATCTTTGAGTTGTTTGTGCAAGTAGACAACTCGACGGCTCGCTCGAAGGGGGATTAG
- a CDS encoding cold-shock protein translates to MPTGTVKFFNEGKGFGFIKPDEGGEDVFVHVSGTIDQIRENDKVTYDVERGKKGLNAVNVALA, encoded by the coding sequence ATGCCAACAGGAACAGTAAAATTTTTCAACGAAGGAAAAGGCTTCGGCTTTATCAAACCCGATGAGGGAGGTGAGGATGTGTTTGTCCACGTATCAGGAACCATTGACCAGATTCGGGAGAACGACAAAGTTACCTATGATGTCGAGCGGGGCAAGAAAGGCTTAAACGCCGTAAACGTGGCACTAGCTTAG